The following proteins are encoded in a genomic region of Polynucleobacter paludilacus:
- the rplS gene encoding 50S ribosomal protein L19 produces the protein MNLIEKIEQEEIARLTANKTLPSFAPGDTIVVSVNVVEGTRKRTQAFEGVVIAKRNRGLNSNFIVRKISSGEGVERTFQTYSPLIASIEVKRRGDVRRAKLYYLRDRSGKSARIKEKLQARVKAVAAPAAE, from the coding sequence ATGAACTTAATTGAAAAAATTGAGCAAGAAGAAATTGCTCGCCTCACTGCCAACAAAACTCTTCCAAGTTTTGCTCCTGGCGATACGATTGTTGTTAGCGTTAACGTTGTTGAAGGTACTCGTAAACGTACCCAGGCTTTTGAGGGTGTTGTGATTGCGAAACGCAATCGCGGTCTGAACTCGAATTTCATTGTGCGCAAGATCTCTTCTGGAGAAGGTGTTGAGCGTACATTCCAAACTTACTCACCATTGATCGCTAGCATTGAAGTGAAGCGTCGTGGCGATGTTCGTCGCGCTAAGCTCTACTATCTGCGTGATCGCTCTGGTAAGTCTGCACGTATTAAAGAAAAGCTTCAAGCTCGCGTTAAAGCAGTGGCTGCTCCAGCTGCTGAATAA